A single window of Archangium gephyra DNA harbors:
- a CDS encoding polyamine aminopropyltransferase: MNKTLLFFTVLVIATCGLIYELIVGALASYLLGDSITQFSTVIGTYLFAMGIGSWLSRFIERGVAQRFVEIELGVALIGGLCAPMLFLTFALTDVFRVALYGSVLAIGTLVGLEIPLLLRILKDQLKFKDLVSQVLTFDYLGALAASITFPLLFVPKLGLVRTSLLFGLLNALVGLWSTWLLAPVLAHPLRLRVKAVALSLFLVVGLVLGDRLTNFSEEHLYSDDVVHATSSPYQRIVLTRGKRGFSLYLNGNLQFSSLDEYRYHEALVHPALVRAGKAERVLVLGGGDGLAAREILKYPEVKNVTLVDLDPAMTGLASRYDELAELNARSMADPRMHVINTDAMEYLREKPETWDVIVVDFPDPNNFSLGKLYTTGFYKLLKRRLAPDGVAVIQSTSPMFARRSFWCIDTTLKAAGFWTQPYHALVPSFGEWGYVLVAHEPAPPRRPLPGGLRFLTDDTHEGLFQFPLDMGPLPAEVNRLNNQVLVHYYEEEWRRWN, from the coding sequence TTGAACAAGACGCTCCTCTTCTTCACCGTGCTCGTCATCGCCACGTGTGGGCTCATCTATGAGCTCATCGTCGGTGCGCTGGCGAGCTATCTGCTCGGCGACTCCATCACCCAGTTCTCCACGGTGATTGGCACCTACCTGTTCGCCATGGGCATCGGCAGCTGGCTCTCGCGCTTCATCGAGCGCGGAGTCGCCCAGCGCTTCGTGGAAATCGAGCTGGGCGTGGCCCTGATCGGGGGCCTGTGCGCGCCGATGCTCTTCCTCACCTTCGCCCTCACGGACGTCTTCCGCGTGGCGCTGTACGGCAGCGTGCTGGCCATTGGCACGCTGGTGGGGCTGGAGATTCCCCTGCTGCTGCGCATCCTCAAGGACCAGCTCAAGTTCAAGGACCTGGTCAGCCAGGTGCTGACGTTCGACTACCTGGGCGCGCTGGCGGCGAGCATCACCTTCCCGCTGCTCTTCGTGCCCAAGCTGGGGCTGGTGCGCACCTCGCTGCTCTTCGGGCTGCTCAACGCGCTGGTGGGCCTGTGGAGCACGTGGCTGCTGGCGCCCGTGCTGGCCCATCCCCTGCGGCTGCGGGTGAAGGCCGTGGCGCTCAGCCTCTTCCTGGTGGTGGGGCTCGTGCTGGGGGACCGGCTCACCAACTTCTCCGAGGAGCACCTCTACTCGGACGACGTGGTGCACGCGACGAGCTCGCCCTACCAGCGGATCGTCCTGACGCGCGGCAAGCGGGGCTTCTCGCTGTACCTCAACGGCAACCTGCAGTTCTCCAGCCTGGACGAGTACCGCTACCACGAGGCGCTGGTGCACCCGGCCCTGGTGCGCGCGGGCAAGGCGGAGCGCGTGCTGGTGCTCGGCGGCGGGGACGGGCTCGCGGCGCGGGAGATCCTCAAGTACCCCGAGGTGAAGAACGTCACCCTGGTGGACCTGGATCCCGCGATGACGGGGCTGGCCTCGCGCTACGACGAGCTGGCCGAGCTCAATGCGCGCTCGATGGCGGATCCACGCATGCACGTCATCAACACGGACGCCATGGAGTACCTCCGGGAGAAGCCGGAGACGTGGGACGTCATCGTGGTGGACTTCCCGGACCCCAACAACTTCTCGCTGGGCAAGCTGTACACCACGGGCTTCTACAAGCTGCTCAAACGGCGGCTGGCGCCGGACGGAGTGGCCGTCATCCAGAGCACCTCGCCGATGTTCGCCCGGCGCTCCTTCTGGTGCATCGACACCACGCTGAAGGCGGCGGGCTTCTGGACGCAGCCCTACCACGCGCTGGTGCCCTCCTTCGGCGAGTGGGGCTACGTGCTGGTGGCGCATGAGCCCGCGCCGCCGCGCCGCCCGCTGCCCGGGGGACTGCGCTTCCTCACCGACGACACGCACGAGGGCCTCTTCCAGTTCCCCTTGGACATGGGCCCCCTGCCGGCCGAGGTGAACCGGCTGAACAACCAGGTGCTCGTCCACTACTACGAGGAGGAGTGGCGGCGGTGGAACTGA
- a CDS encoding DUF4178 domain-containing protein gives MTQGNCPSCGAAVEFSAGTALVVVCSHCQTVVARQGKHLEAHGKIGAIVDTDSPLQLNAEGRIGRDGYRLVGHLQKDHGAGPWDEWYVEFDDGRTGWLSESEGAFHLLLAAGTEPDLVLEDFEPGHRFTAQGHRLVVEERGHGRVVSAAGQLPSDVDPEADSHYVDATGPGGVFVTLDFGTGSSDPEVYVGKKLKLTELGIPPDQLRPKVRKVALQQARCTNCNGPLELHAPDRTKRVACPFCGALLDASRGKLAFLQLLEKPDHPPLIPLGAKGKLRDAEWVCIGFLVRSCSVEGIRYPWEEYLLFNRQRGFIWLMQSNGHWTVLEPLAAGDVAVAPGVAAHLDNRRYRAFQSVTAETETVLGEFYWEVQAGETAEAEEYVAPPFSVNVDRTDNEVTYTLGEYVAPEVIQEAFKLQEPLPRPEGIAPSQPNPHSSAGTWKWTGVWATALLFVFLVASIMADKRTVLVQDVRLEPDAQSGSPTAMTFSEPFEIRKRGNVEATVLAPVSNSWLGVQGDLVNEQTGEAISFYDEVSYYSGSDSDGSWSEGSQRETEYLSAVPPGRYVLRTTAYFDGRPVQGQSYTVTLVSDTPRGSWFCCALVLLLIAPAFAFFRSSSFESARWAESNLGSSSDD, from the coding sequence GTGACGCAGGGCAACTGTCCTTCCTGTGGGGCTGCCGTCGAGTTCTCCGCGGGCACCGCGTTGGTGGTGGTGTGCAGCCACTGCCAGACGGTGGTGGCCCGGCAGGGCAAACACCTCGAGGCGCATGGGAAGATTGGCGCCATCGTCGACACCGACTCGCCCCTCCAGCTCAACGCCGAGGGCCGCATCGGCCGCGATGGCTACCGGCTGGTGGGCCACCTGCAGAAGGACCACGGCGCGGGGCCCTGGGACGAGTGGTACGTGGAGTTCGACGACGGGCGCACCGGCTGGCTCTCCGAGTCCGAGGGCGCCTTCCACCTGCTGCTCGCCGCCGGCACCGAGCCGGACCTGGTGCTCGAGGACTTCGAGCCCGGCCACCGCTTCACCGCGCAGGGCCACCGGCTGGTGGTGGAGGAGCGCGGGCACGGCCGCGTGGTGTCCGCCGCGGGCCAGCTCCCCAGTGACGTGGACCCGGAGGCGGACAGCCACTACGTGGACGCCACGGGCCCCGGCGGCGTCTTCGTCACGCTGGACTTCGGCACCGGCTCGAGCGACCCCGAGGTCTACGTCGGCAAGAAGCTGAAGCTGACGGAGCTGGGCATTCCCCCGGACCAGCTGCGCCCCAAGGTGCGCAAGGTGGCGCTACAGCAGGCGCGCTGCACCAACTGCAACGGCCCGCTGGAGCTGCACGCTCCGGACCGTACCAAGCGCGTGGCGTGCCCCTTCTGCGGCGCGCTGCTGGACGCGAGCCGGGGCAAGCTGGCCTTCCTCCAGCTGCTGGAGAAGCCGGACCATCCGCCGCTCATTCCCCTGGGCGCCAAGGGCAAGCTGCGGGACGCCGAGTGGGTGTGCATCGGTTTCCTGGTGCGCTCGTGCTCGGTGGAGGGCATCCGCTACCCGTGGGAGGAGTACCTCCTCTTCAACCGGCAGCGCGGCTTCATCTGGCTGATGCAGTCCAACGGGCACTGGACCGTCCTCGAGCCGCTGGCCGCGGGTGACGTGGCGGTGGCCCCGGGCGTCGCCGCGCACCTGGACAACCGGCGCTACCGGGCCTTCCAGAGCGTGACGGCCGAGACCGAGACGGTGCTCGGCGAGTTCTACTGGGAAGTCCAGGCCGGCGAGACGGCCGAGGCCGAGGAGTACGTGGCGCCCCCGTTCTCGGTGAACGTGGACCGCACCGACAACGAGGTGACGTACACGCTCGGCGAGTACGTGGCGCCCGAGGTCATCCAGGAGGCCTTCAAGCTCCAGGAGCCCCTGCCCAGGCCGGAGGGCATTGCCCCCAGCCAGCCCAACCCGCACTCCAGCGCGGGCACCTGGAAGTGGACGGGCGTCTGGGCCACGGCGCTGCTCTTCGTCTTCCTGGTTGCCAGCATCATGGCCGACAAGCGCACCGTGCTGGTGCAGGACGTCCGCCTGGAGCCGGACGCGCAATCCGGCTCGCCCACGGCCATGACCTTCAGCGAGCCCTTCGAGATCCGCAAGCGCGGCAACGTGGAGGCCACCGTGCTGGCGCCGGTGAGCAACTCCTGGCTTGGCGTCCAGGGAGACCTGGTCAACGAGCAGACCGGCGAGGCCATCAGCTTCTACGACGAGGTGAGCTACTACTCGGGCAGCGACTCGGACGGCTCGTGGAGCGAGGGCAGCCAGCGCGAGACGGAGTACCTGTCCGCGGTGCCCCCGGGGCGCTACGTGCTGCGCACCACGGCCTACTTCGACGGCCGGCCCGTGCAGGGCCAGAGCTACACGGTGACGCTCGTGAGCGATACGCCGCGCGGCTCCTGGTTCTGCTGCGCGCTGGTGCTGCTGCTCATCGCGCCCGCGTTCGCCTTCTTCCGCTCCTCCAGCTTCGAGTCGGCGCGCTGGGCGGAGAGCAACCTGGGTTCCAGCTCGGATGATTGA
- a CDS encoding DUF350 domain-containing protein, protein MGVLSVVVSLDNLLASLVYSLVGLAVFVAGLFVFRLIMPFDVHKEIEVDQNTALGLVMGSFILGLAIIVAAAISG, encoded by the coding sequence CTGGGAGTCCTGTCAGTGGTGGTGAGCCTGGACAACCTGCTGGCGAGCCTCGTGTACTCGCTCGTCGGTCTGGCGGTGTTCGTCGCGGGCCTGTTCGTCTTCCGGCTCATCATGCCCTTCGATGTGCACAAGGAGATCGAGGTGGACCAGAACACGGCCCTCGGTCTCGTCATGGGCTCCTTCATTCTCGGCCTGGCCATCATCGTGGCCGCGGCCATCTCGGGCTGA
- a CDS encoding alpha/beta hydrolase, with protein sequence MRRVSTRLGELDCQVVDGVPEGASPELAVVLCHGFGAPATDLVPLAMELVELKPELASKVRFVFPAAPLSLSAMGMPHARAWFNLPQEVLMGQERDWDKFAVAIPEGLAQARRGLMSLLSALSAATKLPYGRIVLGGFSQGGMVTTDVALRLEEAPAGLCILSGTLICQDEWKQRAEKRKGLPVLQSHGRVDSVLAYGQAERLRDLLTNAGLSVEFLPFNGPHTIAPETLERMAEFLHTRLTNR encoded by the coding sequence ATGCGACGTGTGAGCACCCGCCTGGGCGAGCTGGACTGCCAGGTGGTGGATGGGGTGCCCGAGGGAGCGAGCCCGGAGCTGGCGGTGGTGCTGTGCCACGGCTTCGGGGCGCCCGCGACGGACCTGGTGCCGCTGGCGATGGAGTTGGTGGAGCTGAAGCCGGAGCTGGCGTCGAAGGTGCGCTTCGTGTTCCCGGCGGCGCCGCTGTCGCTGTCGGCGATGGGGATGCCGCACGCGAGGGCCTGGTTCAACCTGCCACAGGAGGTGCTGATGGGGCAGGAGCGCGACTGGGACAAGTTCGCGGTGGCGATACCGGAGGGGCTGGCCCAGGCGAGGCGCGGGTTGATGAGCCTGCTGTCGGCGCTGTCGGCGGCGACGAAGCTGCCGTATGGGCGGATCGTCCTGGGCGGGTTCAGCCAGGGCGGCATGGTGACGACGGACGTGGCGTTGCGGCTGGAGGAGGCCCCGGCGGGGTTGTGCATCCTGTCGGGGACGCTGATCTGCCAGGACGAGTGGAAGCAGCGGGCGGAGAAGCGCAAGGGCCTGCCGGTGCTGCAGAGCCACGGGCGTGTGGACAGCGTCCTCGCGTACGGCCAGGCGGAGCGGCTGAGGGATCTGCTGACGAACGCGGGACTGTCCGTGGAGTTCCTCCCCTTCAACGGACCGCACACGATCGCGCCGGAAACGCTGGAGCGGATGGCGGAGTTCCTGCACACCCGTCTCACGAATCGTTGA
- a CDS encoding lipase/acyltransferase domain-containing protein: protein MAAVIKDVVVLLPGLLGSVLKRDGKEIWGLSGSAIFRALFSGAGSVKSLTLKSDSGGELADDGVEATAMLPDTHLIPGLWKVDGYTRVAETLVSQLGLIPGANFFEFPYDWRRDIRFTAKRLAQQAPRWLHAWRNSHGGHPDARLILVGHSMGGVVSRYFLECLGGWKDTRALITFGTPHRGSFMALQALALGFRKDLGPVNLFDLTAMVRSLPSAYQLLPIYPCVQMPDGSLVRPGEAKGIGGLDPVRAAQGLAFQREIESAMLANSRNSAYLEQGYNLHPVVGTFQPTLQGMRVQASGAVDMLYSDPDGTDNGGDGTVPRVSAFPLEERHHARVMYSPTSHASLQNAFEVLAHVQGVLTGQDINLLKYRAPEQASKQLSLHIEDAYAHDEPVTVRVRPSAEPVSLRAFVTQVKTQQTFAAELKRDADGFHVGTLPPLPAGMYRVSVKGGPEIIPVTDVFAVFHRAGELPEDDEDVVDELVSFHAPGNADPHRKDAQPVTPVLLQHSTLVKPPPQPTEPPVPQDEGQAITRYPSVEPLVPARAGQALPLTVDLALAEVGAVTESAGVTLSGLAPDWKELPIKVRLLCSEMTFPAGKDAGTVWVRRNEASTAATLTGTVNPGASGELTVVATFEYNGRFCGAARRRIPIESSGSGGVDPSSSRSSSTPPAGMAPASAREAVEGGTFALEAGAQKPHLTVQIHKLDKSNPRRLYWTLHVSVPCKGLPARLSGDLDLGSDPSAFFQSVAATARELRSGDHFPWFLGLGKLLYQRTPNAFRETFRALRQEYGPGFPIQFITDDPHIPWELMAPVDVPGAELLCMEHPVARWLLDYQTSMTARLTHGDHILTIAPDYQFHPHLAPLPQAQEESRQLSKRFRAVRVAGRRQPVMNLLGGGYAPTVGLVHFAGHGKYSPNNEVSPSCVFLEDGELRTLEVRNSMVMLGQKSRPLVIFNACEVGTATELLGGIGGWAETFVSESFAGFIAPLWPVQDAHARNAVEQLVADLKEKHLSVGEALQRLRRNEARTSPTYLSYVYVGDVMARFAPAAAAASTAAA, encoded by the coding sequence ATGGCCGCCGTCATCAAGGATGTCGTCGTTCTGCTGCCGGGTCTGCTCGGCAGCGTGCTCAAGCGGGACGGCAAGGAAATCTGGGGGCTGTCGGGCAGTGCCATCTTCCGCGCGCTCTTCAGCGGCGCGGGCAGCGTGAAGTCCCTCACCCTCAAGTCCGACAGCGGGGGCGAGCTCGCCGACGATGGCGTGGAAGCCACCGCCATGCTTCCCGACACGCACCTCATCCCCGGCCTGTGGAAGGTGGACGGCTACACCCGCGTGGCCGAGACGCTGGTGAGCCAGCTCGGCCTCATCCCGGGCGCCAACTTCTTCGAGTTCCCCTACGACTGGCGGCGCGACATCCGCTTCACCGCGAAGCGGCTCGCCCAGCAGGCTCCGCGCTGGCTCCACGCGTGGCGCAACAGCCACGGGGGCCATCCCGACGCGCGCCTCATCCTCGTGGGCCACTCCATGGGCGGCGTCGTCTCGCGCTACTTCCTCGAGTGCCTCGGGGGCTGGAAGGACACCCGCGCGCTCATCACCTTCGGCACGCCCCACCGCGGCTCATTCATGGCGCTGCAGGCGCTCGCGCTGGGCTTCCGCAAGGACCTCGGGCCGGTGAACCTCTTCGACCTGACGGCCATGGTGCGCTCGCTGCCCTCGGCGTACCAGCTGCTGCCCATCTACCCGTGCGTGCAGATGCCCGACGGGAGCCTCGTCCGTCCGGGCGAGGCCAAGGGCATTGGCGGGTTGGACCCCGTCCGCGCCGCGCAGGGGCTCGCCTTCCAGCGGGAGATTGAAAGCGCGATGCTGGCCAACTCGCGCAACTCCGCGTACCTCGAGCAGGGCTACAACCTCCACCCCGTGGTGGGCACCTTCCAGCCCACGCTGCAGGGCATGCGCGTCCAGGCGTCCGGCGCGGTGGACATGCTCTACAGCGACCCGGATGGCACGGACAACGGTGGTGATGGCACCGTGCCGCGCGTCTCCGCCTTCCCGCTGGAGGAGCGGCACCACGCGCGTGTCATGTACAGCCCCACGTCCCACGCCTCGCTGCAGAACGCCTTCGAGGTGCTGGCCCACGTGCAGGGGGTGCTCACCGGCCAGGACATCAACCTCCTCAAGTACCGGGCGCCGGAGCAGGCCTCCAAGCAGCTCTCGCTGCACATCGAGGATGCGTACGCGCACGACGAGCCGGTGACGGTGCGGGTCCGTCCCTCGGCCGAGCCCGTCTCGCTCCGGGCCTTCGTCACCCAGGTGAAGACGCAGCAGACCTTCGCGGCGGAGCTCAAGCGGGACGCGGATGGCTTCCACGTGGGCACGCTGCCGCCGCTGCCTGCCGGCATGTACCGCGTGAGCGTCAAGGGCGGCCCCGAGATCATCCCCGTCACCGACGTCTTCGCCGTCTTCCACCGCGCGGGCGAGCTGCCGGAGGACGATGAGGACGTGGTGGACGAGCTGGTGAGCTTCCACGCGCCGGGAAACGCGGATCCGCACCGGAAGGATGCGCAGCCGGTGACGCCCGTGCTTCTCCAGCACAGCACCCTGGTGAAGCCCCCGCCGCAGCCCACCGAGCCTCCGGTGCCGCAGGACGAGGGGCAGGCCATTACCCGCTATCCCTCGGTGGAGCCGCTCGTGCCCGCGCGAGCCGGGCAGGCGCTTCCGCTCACCGTGGACCTGGCGCTGGCCGAGGTGGGCGCGGTGACGGAATCCGCGGGCGTCACCCTGTCCGGACTGGCGCCGGACTGGAAGGAGCTTCCCATCAAGGTCCGGCTGCTCTGCTCGGAGATGACGTTCCCCGCGGGAAAGGACGCGGGCACGGTGTGGGTGCGGCGCAACGAGGCCTCCACCGCCGCCACCCTGACCGGCACCGTCAACCCGGGCGCGTCGGGCGAGCTCACCGTGGTGGCGACCTTCGAGTACAACGGGCGGTTCTGCGGCGCGGCCCGCAGGCGCATCCCCATCGAGTCCTCCGGCTCGGGTGGGGTGGATCCCTCCTCCTCGCGTTCCTCCTCGACGCCGCCGGCGGGGATGGCGCCCGCGTCCGCCCGGGAGGCGGTCGAGGGAGGGACGTTCGCCCTCGAGGCGGGTGCCCAGAAGCCCCACCTGACGGTGCAGATCCACAAGCTGGACAAGAGCAACCCGCGGCGCCTGTATTGGACGCTCCACGTGTCGGTGCCGTGCAAGGGATTGCCGGCGCGGCTCTCGGGAGACCTGGACCTGGGCTCGGACCCATCCGCCTTCTTCCAGAGCGTGGCCGCCACGGCCCGCGAGCTGCGCTCCGGCGATCACTTCCCCTGGTTCCTCGGACTGGGGAAGCTGCTCTACCAGCGCACGCCCAACGCCTTCCGCGAGACGTTCCGGGCCCTGCGCCAGGAGTACGGGCCGGGCTTCCCCATCCAGTTCATCACCGATGATCCGCACATCCCCTGGGAGCTGATGGCCCCCGTGGATGTGCCGGGCGCGGAGTTGCTGTGCATGGAGCATCCGGTGGCCCGGTGGCTGCTCGACTACCAGACGTCGATGACGGCGCGCCTGACCCACGGGGACCACATCCTCACCATCGCGCCGGACTACCAGTTCCATCCGCACCTGGCGCCCCTGCCGCAGGCGCAGGAGGAGTCGCGGCAGCTCTCCAAGCGTTTCCGGGCGGTGCGTGTCGCGGGCAGGCGTCAGCCCGTGATGAACCTGTTGGGCGGCGGTTACGCGCCCACCGTGGGGCTGGTGCACTTCGCCGGGCACGGCAAGTACAGCCCGAACAACGAGGTGTCGCCCTCGTGCGTGTTCCTGGAGGACGGGGAGCTGAGGACGCTCGAGGTCCGCAACTCCATGGTGATGTTGGGGCAGAAGTCGCGGCCGCTCGTCATCTTCAACGCCTGCGAGGTGGGCACGGCCACCGAGCTGCTCGGAGGTATTGGAGGCTGGGCCGAGACGTTCGTGAGCGAGTCCTTCGCGGGTTTCATCGCGCCGTTGTGGCCGGTGCAGGACGCGCATGCGCGCAACGCGGTGGAGCAGCTGGTGGCGGACTTGAAGGAGAAGCACCTCTCGGTGGGAGAGGCCCTCCAGCGCCTGCGGCGGAACGAGGCGAGGACGTCTCCCACGTACCTGTCCTACGTGTACGTGGGGGATGTGATGGCGCGCTTCGCTCCGGCGGCCGCCGCGGCCAGCACCGCCGCGGCGTGA
- a CDS encoding peptidylprolyl isomerase yields MSNRLLKTGLLLLTLTACSKDKDKQAEGTPPTGSTPPAAQTPPPATPPPATPPADTQLAVEPKVHGSSPVPRTKPPAENPGPWQQKALQGQELFATMDTNQGPIVLRLFSKEAPLTVANFVGLSTGEQTWTDPKTQQEKKGTPLYKDVIFHRVIPGFMIQGGDPLGQGTGSPGYNFEDEVQNGKSFDKVGLLAMANRGPGTNGSQFFITTSTPSHLTGRHTIFGEVVKGYDVVERISQVPTGGRDKPVKDVVVKKVTISAEQPK; encoded by the coding sequence ATGAGCAATCGACTGCTGAAGACCGGACTCCTCCTTCTGACCCTGACCGCCTGCTCCAAGGACAAGGACAAGCAGGCCGAGGGCACTCCTCCCACGGGCTCGACGCCCCCGGCGGCCCAGACGCCTCCGCCCGCGACGCCTCCGCCCGCGACGCCTCCGGCGGACACGCAGCTTGCCGTCGAGCCCAAGGTCCACGGCTCCAGCCCGGTGCCCCGGACGAAGCCCCCCGCGGAGAACCCGGGCCCCTGGCAGCAGAAGGCGCTGCAGGGCCAGGAGCTGTTCGCCACGATGGACACGAACCAGGGCCCCATCGTGTTGAGGCTCTTCTCGAAGGAGGCGCCCCTCACGGTGGCGAACTTCGTGGGCCTGTCCACCGGAGAGCAGACGTGGACGGACCCGAAGACGCAGCAGGAGAAGAAGGGCACGCCGCTGTACAAGGACGTCATCTTCCACCGCGTCATCCCGGGCTTCATGATCCAGGGCGGAGACCCGCTGGGCCAGGGCACGGGCTCGCCGGGCTACAACTTCGAGGACGAGGTCCAGAACGGCAAGAGCTTCGACAAGGTGGGCCTGCTGGCGATGGCGAACCGGGGACCGGGGACGAACGGAAGCCAGTTCTTCATCACGACGTCGACGCCCTCGCATCTGACGGGCCGGCACACCATCTTCGGCGAGGTGGTGAAGGGCTACGACGTGGTGGAGCGCATCTCGCAGGTGCCGACCGGCGGGCGCGACAAGCCGGTGAAGGACGTGGTGGTGAAGAAGGTGACGATCAGCGCCGAGCAGCCCAAGTAA
- a CDS encoding SIR2 family NAD-dependent protein deacylase, translated as MAEIAERRCILVLGAGVSAGSKSLTTPPRRPATWKQFLTNSLKFVRVKTDADEAERLIAKDQLLDAAQIIVDGMDDADFSKFIRDELATPRFQPSKIHEIILDIDPKIVVTFNYDEIYDMYCKQGKAQEGYNICRYYDSHAINDIRSTIRSILKAHGCVSDPSKVVLSRSQYFNARRNYPSFYAILDALFLTNTLLFIGTSLGDPDIQLVLENVNISAPSSHPHYALVEEGRHSSIKAAMRKTYNLELIEYPAGQHDVAEAALEELKNSVLGYRFTHP; from the coding sequence GTGGCAGAGATTGCAGAGCGCCGTTGCATTCTCGTCTTGGGCGCCGGTGTCTCCGCAGGATCGAAGTCACTGACAACTCCACCGAGGAGGCCAGCTACCTGGAAGCAGTTTCTGACGAACAGTCTTAAGTTTGTCCGCGTAAAGACAGATGCGGATGAAGCAGAGCGCCTGATTGCTAAGGACCAATTGCTCGACGCAGCGCAAATCATTGTTGACGGGATGGACGATGCTGACTTCTCGAAGTTCATCCGTGATGAGCTTGCCACTCCGCGCTTTCAGCCATCGAAAATTCACGAAATCATCCTTGATATCGATCCCAAGATTGTTGTTACTTTCAATTATGATGAGATATATGACATGTATTGCAAGCAAGGAAAGGCCCAGGAGGGATATAATATCTGTCGGTACTATGATAGTCATGCAATCAACGATATTCGTTCGACAATTCGAAGCATACTCAAGGCGCACGGTTGCGTTTCCGATCCCAGCAAGGTAGTGCTGAGTAGGAGCCAGTATTTCAACGCCCGTAGAAATTATCCCAGCTTCTACGCCATTTTGGATGCGCTTTTCCTTACGAATACGCTTCTTTTTATTGGCACCAGTCTGGGAGATCCAGACATTCAACTTGTCCTCGAGAATGTAAATATATCAGCGCCAAGCAGTCATCCGCATTATGCATTGGTAGAGGAAGGGCGCCATTCCTCGATCAAGGCTGCGATGCGAAAGACATACAATCTGGAACTCATTGAGTATCCAGCAGGGCAGCATGATGTTGCTGAAGCTGCTCTGGAAGAGCTTAAAAACTCGGTTTTGGGGTATAGATTCACACATCCTTGA
- a CDS encoding lipase, with protein sequence MSRKDLVSPAPPPPPVEGGRTPRNALQQPATGAVARLLRSLRELPEAVREPGPGSTGLAGWFKAETPPPTDITARFREVHPRVREGEPVLPDEARRHLYLMVKGMLGDEVPGYLEDNQARLEKRGLETREVAVDTEGRLADNVKVVREALLDAIHFGRTVVLVGHSKGGVEAMSTLALYPELRRHVRAVVTLQSPFGGSVIANDLVTTPSLRRLLDVTFPSLFQGDAGSVEDLSYARRMEFVRQHPYPVDIPTVSLATSRLSRRSLMRPLCAYVHERYGWACDGLVNAVDAEVPGSRVVRLEDMDHAEAALTGLPGFSNYYPGDLTETMVALALETPVGP encoded by the coding sequence ATGTCTCGGAAGGACCTCGTTTCCCCTGCCCCGCCGCCCCCTCCCGTCGAGGGGGGACGCACGCCCCGTAACGCCCTGCAACAGCCCGCCACGGGCGCGGTGGCCCGGCTCCTGCGGTCGCTGCGCGAGCTGCCCGAGGCGGTGCGTGAGCCAGGCCCCGGCAGCACGGGGTTGGCCGGGTGGTTCAAGGCGGAGACGCCGCCGCCCACGGACATCACGGCCCGGTTCCGCGAGGTGCACCCGCGCGTGCGCGAGGGCGAGCCGGTGCTGCCGGACGAGGCCCGGCGGCACCTGTACCTGATGGTGAAGGGGATGTTGGGGGACGAGGTGCCCGGCTACCTGGAGGACAACCAGGCGCGGCTGGAGAAGCGGGGACTGGAGACGCGTGAGGTGGCGGTGGACACGGAGGGGCGGCTCGCGGACAACGTGAAGGTGGTGCGCGAGGCGCTGCTGGACGCCATCCACTTTGGCCGCACGGTGGTGCTGGTGGGGCACAGCAAGGGGGGCGTGGAGGCGATGAGCACGTTGGCGCTCTACCCGGAGTTGCGCCGGCACGTGCGCGCGGTGGTGACGCTGCAGTCTCCGTTTGGCGGCTCGGTCATCGCGAATGACCTGGTGACGACGCCCTCGCTGAGGCGGTTGCTGGACGTGACCTTTCCCTCGCTGTTCCAGGGGGACGCGGGCTCGGTGGAGGACCTGTCGTACGCGCGGCGGATGGAGTTCGTGCGCCAGCACCCGTACCCGGTGGACATCCCCACGGTGTCGCTGGCGACGTCGCGGCTGTCGAGGCGCTCGCTGATGCGGCCGTTGTGCGCCTACGTGCACGAGCGCTACGGGTGGGCGTGTGATGGATTGGTGAACGCGGTGGACGCGGAGGTGCCGGGCTCGCGGGTGGTGCGGCTGGAGGACATGGACCACGCGGAGGCGGCCCTCACGGGCCTGCCCGGCTTCTCCAACTACTACCCGGGCGATCTCACCGAGACGATGGTCGCCCTGGCACTCGAGACGCCCGTGGGGCCATAA
- a CDS encoding secondary thiamine-phosphate synthase enzyme YjbQ produces the protein MYRAKELTVATRGRGFHDITGEVQRAVEESGAQEGLCTIFLHHTSASLLLCENADPDVRKDLESFFSRLVKDGDPLFRHDAEGPDDMPAHVRTVLTQNSLSVPVKGGEANLGTWQGIYVWEHRTSPHHRRVTVSVVS, from the coding sequence ATGTATCGCGCGAAGGAACTGACGGTGGCGACGCGGGGCCGGGGCTTCCACGACATCACAGGCGAGGTGCAGCGAGCGGTGGAGGAGAGCGGTGCGCAGGAAGGCCTGTGCACCATCTTCCTGCACCACACGAGCGCCTCGCTGCTGTTGTGCGAGAACGCGGATCCGGACGTACGGAAGGATCTGGAGTCCTTCTTCTCGCGGCTGGTGAAGGACGGAGACCCGCTCTTCCGCCACGACGCGGAGGGTCCGGACGACATGCCGGCGCACGTGCGGACGGTGCTGACGCAGAACTCGCTGAGCGTGCCGGTGAAGGGGGGCGAGGCGAACCTGGGCACGTGGCAGGGCATCTACGTCTGGGAGCACCGGACGTCACCGCACCACCGCCGAGTCACCGTCTCCGTGGTGAGCTGA